The sequence below is a genomic window from Nitrosomonas sp..
ATCCATAAAAACACCGGACCAGCGTACTGTGCCAAATCGTGACAGGATTTTATGTATTGAAGGTGCTGCAGGTAATAATTTGAAACAGGTACAGTTGAATTTGCCTGTTGGATTATTCGTCTGCATTACCGGTGTTTCCGGTTCAGGGAAGTCGACACTCATCAACGAAACCCTGCATCGCGCTGTTTCGCAGCATCTTTATGCGAGTGTTGCCGAACCGGCTCCGTTTGAAAAAATTCATGGCCTGGAATTTTTTGATAAGGTCATCAATATGGATCAAAGCCCGATTGGCAGGACACCACGTTCCAATCCAGCAACCTACACCGGCTTGTTTACACCCATACGTGAATTGTTTGCTGGTGTGCCGCAAGCACGGGAACGCGGTTATGCGCCCGGCCGTTTTTCATTTAACGTCAAAGGCGGGCGGTGCGAGGCCTGCCAAGGTGACGGTGTGATTAAGGTTGAAATGCATTTTCTTCCCGATATTTATGTGACCTGCGATGTTTGTCATGGCAAGCGGTACAACCGTGAAACGCTTGAAATACAGTACAAAAACAAAAATATCAATGAAATCCTGCAAATGACAATAGAAAATGCATTTGAATTTTTCAATCCAGTGCCGGTTGTTGCACGGAAACTGCAGACACTGCTGGACGTCGGATTAGGATATATTACCTTGGGCCAATCCGCCACAACGCTGTCTGGCGGTGAGGCGCAACGTGTAAAATTGTCGCTGGAACTTTCCAAGCGTGATACCGGGCGTACTTTGTATATCCTTGATGAGCCGACAACAGGTTTGCATTTTCAGGATATCGATTTATTGCTGAAGGTGCTCCACAAACTGCGCGATCATGGTAATACGGTTGTCGTCATTGAGCATAACCTTGATGTTATCAAAACCTCAGATTGGATAATCGATCTGGGGCCGGAAGGTGGTGATGGTGGCGGATGTATTGTAGCCGAAGGTGCGCCCGAAGATATTGTGAAGAATAAAAACAGTTACACCGGACATTATTTGCGCGGAATCCTATCGAAATGAATCCAGGTGCTTGGCTGCTGGACAGTTTTCATGTTGCAGTCAGCGCTGCCGATCCTGCGCAAATCGTACCGCGACATCTCCCTGATCCAACCGAATTTTCCGGGGGGCGCATTTTTGTGGTCGGTGCGGGTAAGGCGTCAGCAGCTATGGCATTGGCGGTAGAAAAGAACTGGCCCGAAAATGCTCCCCTTGATGGCATTGTCGTTACACGCTACGGCCATGGGCTGCCTACACGCCGAATCAAGATCATTGAAGCCGGCCATCCTGTACCCGACCAGAATGGCATGCAAGCTGCACAAGAAATATTGAAACAGGTTAAGCGGCTCAACGAGCAGGATCTATTACTTTGCCTGTTCAGTGGCGGCGGTTCCAGTTTGTTATCTTTGCCGTTAGACGGAATTACGTTATCGGATTTGCAGGAACTCACGCAACAACTTTTGGGATGCGGTGCAAACATTCAAGAAATTAATACTGTACGTAAGCATATTTCGTGTTTGCAAGGTGGACGGCTAGCAGCGGCCTGCAAAGCACCCGTACGTGCGCTGATTATATCCGATGTCACCGGCGACGATCCCACGCATATCGCCTCCGGGCCTTGTGCGCCGGACCCAACGTATTTTTCCGATGCAAGTGCAGTGCTGGAACACTATCATCTCAAGCTGCCCGAGAATCTAAGAAGCATCCTTGCGGCCGGTATTAGTCAGCAGTTGGATGAAACACCCAAGCCCGGCTCCGCAATTTTTAAGCGTGTTGAGAACGTTATTATTGCCAGTGCACATCAATCGCTCGTGGCGGCAAAAAAATATTTTCGGAATATGAATATCGATACGTTGATTCTTGGCGATACCGTGACCGGAGAAGCGCGTGAAGTCGCAAAAGTTTACGCGGCATTGATTAAAGAAATCCGCCGGTATCCTGGTATGCTGAAACCGCCCATTGCGTTGCTGTCGGGTGGTGAAACTACAGTGACCCTGCATGGAAACGGGCGCGGTGGACGTAATTCAGAGTTTTTATTATCGCTGCTCATTGAACTCAATGGCCTGGACAATATTTACGCACTGGCGTGCGATACCGATGGTATAGATGGTTCCGAAGATAACGCCGGCGCGATAATAATGCCTGATTCCTTGAAGCGTGGTAGCAATATGGGATTTCATGCGGAAAAATTTTTGGATAATAATAATGCCTATGGTTTTTTTAAAGCATTAGGCGATTTGGTGACGACTGGCCCAACGTATACCAATGTCAATGACTACCGCGTCATTTTGATTTTGTAGATTCAGAAGTTACGCACTGCGGGTCAGGACAGTTTATTGATCAACCTGTATTGAAGATACGGTATAGCCTGACTGATACCAACGGCCGATTACGTATTCATAATACGCCTGGTTCCTGGGTATTTCACGGTCTGATGCCAGTGCTTTTCCCTGCTCGGTAAGCTTAACGCAGCCCAGGTCAAGCTGATTATTGATGTCATCAGGAAAGCCAATTTTTGTTGGCTTTCCACAATAAAACAAACGCGTATGTTTGCCAAACTTTTTTTTAACAAACCCGTCCGGCTCAAAATTAATCAGTCCGCAGGCTTCCAGTTGTTTGAGTGCTTCATGGGTAATACCCTGCTGTGTATAAATCTGTTCATTCAAATCGAAGATTAATGGCAACGGTTCACCCTGTATCCACATAAATTGACGCAGAGTATCGAACAATCGTTTATTTTCTTCGCTGAGTTCGGTATTAGATGCGACTTTTTTTTGATCGCCTGACGCAGTGCTCTGCACTGCATTATCTATTTTTAGTGTACTTTTTAATGAGAATAGATCCGCTATTCTTTTCAGCCACCTGTTCATAACAATTCAAGCCTTACTGTTTGCTTTCTTTGTCAGTTCCGTTATCGGTATCTATTTTATCTGCGTTTGGTTTTTGCTCATCGGCTGTCCCGCTCTGATCGGTGTCGCTTTCTTTTTTAACTTTTTCGCCTTTGTCTTGCTTTGCTTTGGATTTGGTTGTTTTCTTTGCGCGTTGTTTCATTTCTTTATCGATTTCTGCGAGAAATGTCAGATTGTCCTTACGCCGTTTCTCGCTTTTGTACCAGGCAAGACAAGTCAGCGATCCCATAACAATCAAGAGAACATTAAGTACGTCTACACCGTCTAGAAAAATAAATGCAATACCTGTCGAAACAGCAAAGGCACCCAGAAAAGCAGTCAAATGCCACATTTTGTTTCCCGCTTTTTGATATTTGCTACGCCATTCTTCCAACTTGTCGCGCGTTGAAACTAATTCTTCATCTGTCCATTTTCTCATACTCATAGTGAGCAAGTCCCCCTTAGGTGTTATTTTATTAGCCTGAATACTTTCTCGGCGCCTATATGCCTGGAATTATTGTAATTCTTGCAATTAGACTGTTGTAATTATATTCATCACATTAAAGTAAATTATGTTGCTGCTTAACTCTACGTTACAGTTGGCTAAAGGTCAATTACTGTGCCAGTAATCAAGAAAAGTTACGATTAGGCGATAGGAGTATTTCTTTCGAACAACAAAAAAGGCACCAGCGGTGCCTTTTTTGTTGAGAGCTTTTTCTTTTAGAAATTGTGGCGCATACCGACTGTATACACGTTGCTATCTCTAAAACCGCTTGCAGCGTTGTTATCGATCATGTTACGTTGATAACCACCAAACAAGCTGGAACGTTTGCTCAGATTGTGGATTGCACCCACTGTAAAAGTACTGATTTCACGTTTTACAGCAGCGGTTGTTGCGTCGGCTTTACCCATACCACCTTGTGCGAGCAGACGTGTATTGCCCAATTCATACTCGCCCCCGACAAACCAGAGGTGTCCATCACCATTCACGTTCATGGCTGAGTTACATTGTCCACGTCCACTGCCATTATTTGCGCCGCCCGCTAATGTCGAGCCTAATGCCGCTGCGGTAGTACAGGAAGCAGCACCGTTGATACTTGCGTTATTAATGTTTTCATACTGACCGCTCAGGCGGAAGCCCATGAAGCTCCAAGAAGCACCACCACGCCAGATTTCTTCATCATCGGCACCGATGCCTTGGAATGCTTTCTGGTTTGTGCTGATATTATCTCTGGAATAACCACCGAAAACGCCAACGTTGTGATCTGCAATATTTGCTTCATATTTACCCGCGATCTGGAAATCCCATTCGCCATCTTCACCGCCGCTGGTACTATTAGGCGTAAAGTTGCTTGAATTAGCAATACCACCACCCAATATAGGATCGAGATTATTGGAATCACCTGGCATCAGCAAGGCTGCAAATGAAAAGCCTTCTACGGTTGGTGAATCATAACGGGCTGCACTGTTCACAAAGCCTTGCGCACCTGATCCCATACCATTCGCTGATGCGGTCATGGTACCACCACTACCTGCTGCTTGCAGTGTAGTATACGCAAATGGATCAATAGTCTGACCACCTGCAAAATCTTTAAACGGAGATTGAACACGGCCAAATTTCACTTCACCCCAAGCATCATTGGCCAACGCTACCCAGCGTTCTCGTGCTACACCCAAGTCGCCATTACCCGTGTTGAAACCAAATTCTAAATGGGCCTTTGCTTGCAATCCACCGCCAAGTTGCTCAACAACATGCACGCCCCATCTTGAACGACCGGCTTCATCACCGATCTGTGCCTGACTGGTCATGCCATCGAAGTCAACCGTTGAATATTCTGCCTGGGCGCTACCAAACATGGTGACATTGGTTCCTTGTGCTGACGCAACCATTGGTGTTGCAAGCGCACCGGCAACTGCTAACGAAATAAGCTTCTTCTTCATAGGGAAGTTCTCCTTTAATGTTTAAACGACTGGGGGTCGACAATAAACCTAACTTTGCTCCGGTGGAATGCACCCCGCTTTTTTTCTGACCTACCAATCTGGAAGGTTTGATTGGATTGTGCCGAACACAATGCATTCCTGCAAGAAAAACGAATCTTTTTTTTGCAAATAACGCACTATATGTTGCATTTGCGCAACACAATTGTTGTTTTTTCGCCTATAAGAGTTAATAACTTATAGGTTTTGCATTATTTGTTTGTGTGGAAGATTGAGGTTATCTATTGATTTTAATGAAAAACTATTTCTTATCGTCAATGCCGGAAAACAAGTGTGAATATTATTTAAAATCACCCGCTACGTAAAATTTCGATTAAATTATCGCCGT
It includes:
- a CDS encoding porin, which codes for MKKKLISLAVAGALATPMVASAQGTNVTMFGSAQAEYSTVDFDGMTSQAQIGDEAGRSRWGVHVVEQLGGGLQAKAHLEFGFNTGNGDLGVARERWVALANDAWGEVKFGRVQSPFKDFAGGQTIDPFAYTTLQAAGSGGTMTASANGMGSGAQGFVNSAARYDSPTVEGFSFAALLMPGDSNNLDPILGGGIANSSNFTPNSTSGGEDGEWDFQIAGKYEANIADHNVGVFGGYSRDNISTNQKAFQGIGADDEEIWRGGASWSFMGFRLSGQYENINNASINGAASCTTAAALGSTLAGGANNGSGRGQCNSAMNVNGDGHLWFVGGEYELGNTRLLAQGGMGKADATTAAVKREISTFTVGAIHNLSKRSSLFGGYQRNMIDNNAASGFRDSNVYTVGMRHNF
- a CDS encoding glycerate kinase, whose product is MNPGAWLLDSFHVAVSAADPAQIVPRHLPDPTEFSGGRIFVVGAGKASAAMALAVEKNWPENAPLDGIVVTRYGHGLPTRRIKIIEAGHPVPDQNGMQAAQEILKQVKRLNEQDLLLCLFSGGGSSLLSLPLDGITLSDLQELTQQLLGCGANIQEINTVRKHISCLQGGRLAAACKAPVRALIISDVTGDDPTHIASGPCAPDPTYFSDASAVLEHYHLKLPENLRSILAAGISQQLDETPKPGSAIFKRVENVIIASAHQSLVAAKKYFRNMNIDTLILGDTVTGEAREVAKVYAALIKEIRRYPGMLKPPIALLSGGETTVTLHGNGRGGRNSEFLLSLLIELNGLDNIYALACDTDGIDGSEDNAGAIIMPDSLKRGSNMGFHAEKFLDNNNAYGFFKALGDLVTTGPTYTNVNDYRVILIL